DNA from Paraburkholderia largidicola:
TGCGACTGCATCGGGGCGGCCAGATTCACGACGACCTGTTGCACGAGATAGAACACGATCTCGACCTGCAGGAAATCGCATCCCGCCACGCCCGAGGCTAGGCGCGGCAGGCGCGCGCCACCCGCAGACGCATGGCCGCGTGGCCGCCTCAAGTAATGACCTGACTTGCCGATATGCAATTGAGGTACTGCCTCGCCCGATTTCCTAGCCGCCGTCAGGGCCCGATATGCGTGTCGCACTCGCTACAAGCGTTTCTTTACAGGTTTCGACCGCAACGTCGCGTCATCTAATCGGGCCCTTGTTTGACGGCAATCGTTTGCCGTTCGGCGATTCGCCCATTCCGTCGCTCATACCGCCCGGTTCTTCGAACGCACGCGTTGCGCGGCGACGGGTTTTCTTGCGATGCAGGTCGCGACGCCGTTGCGCCTGGCGTGCGACATCCCGCTGCTGAGTGCCGCCCGATCCACTCCGAAACTGAAAGCGATTCTCACGTGCGACGACTTGCGCTTGCCTCCCTGCTATCTGGCCTGGTGACTTTGATTTTTTTGTCGTTGTACGGTTGTCACCAGAAGGATTCCGCCGCGCCGGGCACCGCCGCGCCAGCGAAAACGATCATTACCGCGCTGATCTGGGCGCCCGACTGGCCGGAAGAAATGCTCCAGATCGCCGCTGAATTCAGCAAGGAAAACCCGGACATCGGCGTGAACGTGCAGTTCATGGTCGGCAATTCCGTCGAGGCGAACATCAAGCCGCGAGTCGCGTCGGGCAATCTGCCGGATCTCGTCAGTGTGAACCCGAACGCGTACTCGGCTGAACTGGCAGACCAGCACATCCTCGCCGATGTCAGTCAGACGGCTGCGTGGAACAACATGATCGACCCGTTGAAGGGCGACTGGACGAGCCACCAGTCGAAGGCATTCGGCATTTCCGGCGGCGTCGCGACGGTGCTGATGTACTACAACGAGGATATGTTCGAGAAGGCAGGAATCAAAACACTGCCGACCAACTTTCGCGAGTTCCTCGCGGTCTGCGAGCAGCTCAAGCGCGCGGGCTTCACGCCGATCATGTGGAACGGCGGGTTTCCCAACATGCTGGGCAACGGTCCGTTCAGCGCCGGCTTCGCGAACAACGTCGTGGCGCGCGACCCGGCGTGGAAGAAAAAAATCGATGACGGCACGCTGAATCTGAACACGCCCGCCGTCGCCGATATCTTTGCCAAAATGGCGTTGATGCCGGAACGCGGCTACGTGCAGGACGGATTCATGGCGACGGACTACGACAGCGGCATCCGCCTGTTCAAGGAAGGCAAGGTCGCGATGGCGATTCACGGCAGCTGGGCAGCCGGTCTGTTGCTGCACGGCAATCCCTTCGAGACAGGCGTTTTCATTCCGCCGTGGAACGCGCCTGGCAAGCGGGTCGTGCCGATTGTCGGCAGCGAAACGGGCTTTGCCGTGTGCGAAACACCGAACAAGGTTGCCGCCATGCGCTTTCTCGAGTTCATCGCTGCCAGGGGTTTCGCGATGCTCCAGGCGAAGCGCCAGAACATTTCGCCGTTCAGACAGAACACAGGCGCGATCGCGGGTGACCCGAAGATCGTCGAGTACACCAATGTGGTCAGTCGCTATCCCGTCACGGCGAGCCCGTACTATTCGGTGCTTCCGTCCAACTCCATCGAGCGCCTGCACCGGTTGATGCAGGATGTCCTGTTGAACCGGATCACGCCCAGGCAGGCGGCCCAGCTGCTGGATGCGTCCGTCAAGAACGAAGCGAAGATGCATTACAAATGAGCTCGATCATCGGATCACTGCAACGCGTTCTTGAATTCCTGTCGCAGGATCTGCTGCGCCGTGTCGAAATACGTTACCGGCTGATCACTGCGTTTATCCTGCTGTCGCTGTTGCCCGTGCTCATTTCGGGCTACATATCGTATGCGGAGTCGACGGCGGCCATCAAGGAGAAGGCCGAGATATTCTCGAAAGAGGTCGTCAAGCAGGTCTCGCGGAATATCGTGCTGCGCATGGAGCAGATCGAAACGGAAAGCAGCCTGCTCGTGCTCTCCGATCAGGTTCAGTCCGCGCTGATGAAGGTCGCGAACGGCAGCGCGAAGGAACAGAACGAGGCGCGTCTCGACATGACGCGTCTGCTGCTCGATCACTACGGGTCCGTCGATTTCATCAACGAGAAGTATCTGCTCGACACGAATCACCGGGTGATGGACACCCAGGCATTCGCGCAACTGACACGTGGCGTGATGCGCTTCGTCAAGCAGGCGCCCGATCGCAACGGGCGCCCATACTGGGGCAGCTACGACAACGGCGTCGGACAGCTGAACCTCGGCATGGTCCGCGCGATCAACGGCAAGAGCAACAACCGGCGTCTCGGCAATCTGGTGCTGGTGATTCGCCCCGAGCATTTCTCGACGATCTTCAACGACGTCGCCCTGGGCACGGGAACGGAAATCTACGTGCTCGACAGCAGCAACAACAAGCTGATCGTGCGCGCCGACGACATGCCCGCCAGCGCGGACGCGACAGCGGAACCCGGCCTGATCGACAGCATTGCGCACAACACGGAGATGCTCGGTCAGCCGAACGGCTTCGTCAGCTTCGAAGGCAAGCATCACGCGGGCTACTTCGCGGCCTACACGCGGATTCCCGGCACGACATGGTTCGTGGTCAGCACGATTCCGGAGAAGAAGCTGACGGCCGAGGCGCAATCCGTGCGCAACCAGATCGTGCTGGTCGGCATTTCGGGCTTTCTGCTGTCGATCTTCTTCGCGTACTTCATCTCGCACAGCATTTCGTCGCCGCTGAAGGATCTCGTGCGGAAAATGCACGACACGGGCAGCGATGCAGGCGCCGAAGAGCAGGCGCTCGCCGAAGCGCACGTCGACCCCGACGGGCAGGACGAACTGGGCAGACTCGCACAGCGTTTCGAACGCATGCGCGGGGCGATCCGGCAGAAGATCCAGAAGATCAACGAGATCAATGCGTCGCTCGAGCAGACCGTCGTCGAACGCACGGCGGAACTGGTCAGCCGGGAACTGGAGTCGCGCACGCTGATCGAGAATTCGCCCGACACGATCACGCGCTACGACCGCGATCTGCGGCGCACGT
Protein-coding regions in this window:
- a CDS encoding ABC transporter substrate-binding protein; this encodes MTLIFLSLYGCHQKDSAAPGTAAPAKTIITALIWAPDWPEEMLQIAAEFSKENPDIGVNVQFMVGNSVEANIKPRVASGNLPDLVSVNPNAYSAELADQHILADVSQTAAWNNMIDPLKGDWTSHQSKAFGISGGVATVLMYYNEDMFEKAGIKTLPTNFREFLAVCEQLKRAGFTPIMWNGGFPNMLGNGPFSAGFANNVVARDPAWKKKIDDGTLNLNTPAVADIFAKMALMPERGYVQDGFMATDYDSGIRLFKEGKVAMAIHGSWAAGLLLHGNPFETGVFIPPWNAPGKRVVPIVGSETGFAVCETPNKVAAMRFLEFIAARGFAMLQAKRQNISPFRQNTGAIAGDPKIVEYTNVVSRYPVTASPYYSVLPSNSIERLHRLMQDVLLNRITPRQAAQLLDASVKNEAKMHYK